From a region of the Salvelinus fontinalis isolate EN_2023a chromosome 13, ASM2944872v1, whole genome shotgun sequence genome:
- the LOC129868579 gene encoding plastin-3, which translates to MAGKISKDELEELREAFGKIDLDGNGSICDYELHELFKEANLPLPGYKVREIIQKLDRNKDNKISFDEFLSIFQELKSSDIAKSFRKAINRKEGILAIGGTSTQSSEGTQHSFSEEERYAFVNWLNTALENDPDCKHALPMDPNSDSLFKAMGDGIVLCKMINLSVPDTIDERTINKKKLTPFTIQENLNLALNSASAIGCHVVNIGALDLREGKPHLVLGLLWQIIKIGLFADIELSRNEALAALLRDGETLEDLMKLSPEELLLRWANFHLENAGWQKINNFSSDIKDSRAYFHLLNQISPKGTEEDQPRIDISMAGFSEKDDLKRAENMLQQADRLGCRQFVTPADVIAGNPKLNLAFVANLFNKYPSLTKPEGEDIDWGLLEGETREERTFRNWMNSLGVNPHVNHLYGDLADALVILQLYEKIKVPVDWTNKVNKPPYPKIGTNMKKLENCNYAVELGKTTAKFSLVGIGGQDLNDGNATLTLALVWQLMRRYTLNVLEDLGDGQKANDDIIVKWVNTTLSEAGKTTKISSFKDKEISTSLPVVDLIDAIQPGSISYDLVKTGSLSAEDKLENAKYAVSMARKIGARVYALPDDLVEVKPKMVMTVFACLMGRGMKRA; encoded by the exons ATGGCAGGAAAGATCTCCAAAGACGAGCTGGAGGAGCTGCGAGAGGCGTTTGGCAAAATTG ACCTCGATGGCAATGGGTCCATCTGCGACTATGAGCTCCATGAACTGTTCAAGGAGGCCAACCTTCCCCTGCCTGGCTACAAAGTCAGGGAGATCATTCAGAAGCTGGATCGCAACAAGGACAACAAGATCAGCTTTGATGAGTTTCTGTCG ATATTCCAGGAGTTGAAGAGCAGTGACATTGCCAAAAGCTTTCGCAAGGCCATTAACAGGAAGGAGGGGATCCTGGCCATTGGGGGGACATCTACGCAGTCCAGCGAGGGCACGCAACACTCCTTCTCTG AGGAGGAGCGGTACGCGTTTGTTAACTGGCTCAACACAGCGCTGGAGAATGACCCTGACTGCAAGCACGCCCTGCCCATGGACCCCAACTCAGACTCCCTCTTCAAGGCCATGGGCGACGGCATCGTTCTCTG TAAAATGATCAACCTGTCGGTGCCAGACACGATTGACGAGAGGACCATAAACAAGAAGAAGCTGACACCATTCACAATACAG GAGAATCTGAACCTGGCTCTGAACTCGGCCTCTGCCATTGGCTGCCACGTGGTGAACATCGGGGCTCTGGACCTAAGGGAGGGGAAGCCCCACCTGGTGCTGGGCCTGCTGTGGCAGATCATCAAGATCGGCCTTTTTGCTGACATTGAGCTCAGCAGAAATGAAG CCCTGGCTGCTctgctgagagatggagagacccTGGAGGACCTGATGAAGCTGTCTCCAGAGGAGCTGCTGTTGCGCTGGGCTAACTTTCATCTGGAGAACGCTGGCTGGCAGAAGATCAATAACTTCAGCTCCGACATCAAG gACTCCAGAGCCTATTTCCACCTTCTCAACCAAATCTCCCCCAAAGGCACAGAGGAAGATCAACCACGCATAGACATCAGCATGGCAGGCTTCAGT GAGAAGGATGACCTGAAAAGGGCAGAGAACATGCTTCAGCAGGCTGACAGGCTGGGCTGTCGACAGTTTGTCACCCCAGCCGACGTCATTGCCGGCAACCCCAAACTCAACCTGGCCTTTGTGGCCAATCTCTTCAACAAGTACCCATCTCTCACCAAGCCTGAGGGAGAGGACATCGATTGGGGGCTGCTGGAAG GTGAGACACGAGAAGAAAGAACATTCCGGAACTGGATGAATTCCCTGGGTGTGAACCCACATGTCAATCATCTGTATGG AGATCTAGCGGACGCCTTGGTCATCCTTCAACTTTATGAAAAGATCAAAGTGCCCGTCGACTGGACCAACAAAGTCAATAAACCACCATATCCCAAGATTGGGACAAACATGAAAAAG TTGGAGAACTGCAACTATGCGGTGGAGCTGGGGAAGACGACGGCGAAGTTCTCTCTTGTTGGCATCGGTGGGCAGGACCTGAACGATGGCAATGCCACCCTGACGCTGGCCCTGGTGTGGCAGCTGATGAGGAG ATATACGCTGAATGTACTGGAGGACTTAGGAGATGGACAAAAAGCTAATGATGACATCATTGTTAAATGGGTCAATACAACCTTGTCAGAGGCAGGGAAAACAACCAAGATCTCAAGCTTCAAG GACAAGGAGATCAGCACCAGTTTACCAGTGGTGGACCTGATTGATGCCATCCAACCTGGCAGCATCAGCTACGACCTGGTCAAGACTGGTAGCCTCTCAGCCGAGGACAAGCTGGAGAACGCCAA ATATGCCGTCTCCATGGCGAGGAAGATCGGCGCGCGTGTCTACGCTCTCCCAGACGACCTGGTGGAGGTCAAGCCCAAGATGGTGATGACCGTGTTCGCCTGCTTGATGGGCCGGGGGATGAAGAGGGCTTAA